The following coding sequences lie in one Candidatus Aramenus sp. CH1 genomic window:
- a CDS encoding FAD-binding oxidoreductase, which produces MKVAIIGGGIAGSSLYFMLKKRGHDVKVVDPRVRRVFPSLIHSLLLKGKDVYLAKKSLEFYREFNVMTKEFPSVTIGRVDDSVVESWREVGVEVREEYVPWLGAKGLVARGGDRLVYVKRLIDSVPVIRERASIAQRGNKVDVTVNGKGLEAEVYVLATGPWNHLLFPVNTKSYYCWASLVVNENKELDQTFVYDYEKGFYSRPFLGVGMRLSIVGDGKTIVASPGTNVKVDPLEVIDRARERLGKLYHIYTSGEFCEGTPDMRPAYGRLLDNLYYIGGLNGYGAEVGPGVASLLAEMILEGKAEREYLLDRFNGVKDFDLGKEPHEL; this is translated from the coding sequence TTGAAGGTAGCCATCATAGGTGGAGGAATAGCCGGATCGTCCCTCTACTTTATGCTGAAGAAGAGGGGCCACGACGTCAAGGTTGTAGACCCCAGGGTAAGGAGGGTGTTCCCTTCGCTCATCCACTCGTTGCTCTTGAAGGGAAAGGACGTATACTTGGCGAAGAAGAGCCTAGAGTTTTACAGGGAGTTTAACGTGATGACCAAGGAGTTCCCCTCCGTTACCATAGGCAGGGTAGACGACAGCGTTGTGGAGTCGTGGAGGGAAGTAGGAGTGGAGGTGAGGGAAGAGTACGTACCTTGGCTTGGCGCGAAAGGGCTCGTAGCGAGGGGCGGGGACAGGCTGGTCTACGTGAAGAGGCTAATAGATTCTGTCCCCGTGATAAGGGAAAGGGCCTCCATAGCGCAAAGGGGGAACAAGGTGGATGTCACGGTCAACGGCAAAGGGCTGGAGGCAGAGGTGTACGTTCTAGCTACGGGACCTTGGAACCACTTGCTTTTCCCTGTCAACACGAAGAGCTACTACTGTTGGGCTTCCCTTGTGGTCAACGAGAATAAGGAACTCGACCAGACGTTCGTCTACGACTACGAAAAGGGCTTCTACTCCAGGCCGTTCCTGGGAGTGGGCATGAGGCTGTCGATAGTAGGGGACGGGAAGACCATCGTAGCCTCTCCTGGGACCAACGTGAAGGTGGACCCACTCGAGGTAATAGACAGGGCGAGGGAGAGGCTGGGCAAACTGTACCATATCTACACTTCTGGAGAGTTCTGTGAGGGTACCCCTGACATGAGGCCAGCGTACGGCAGGCTACTGGACAACTTGTACTACATAGGCGGTCTCAACGGCTACGGGGCTGAAGTAGGTCCAGGGGTCGCGTCACTCCTTGCAGAGATGATCCTCGAGGGA